The stretch of DNA TCACAGCTCCAAAAGCCAAAGGCAGTTTGTGCGGTGAAACATATCATTACCcgctccctccctctctctctctccccctctggTAGCCGGAGAAAACAATGACGGCCGCCGGGTCATCGGGGCGGTTACCCACGTGGAGAGAAAGGGAGAACaacaagaggagagagaggcggAGGAGAGCCATTGCAGCGAAGGTATTTGCAGGCCTCAGAGCTCAGGGGAACTACAAGCTTCCCAAACACTGCGACAACAACGAGGTCCTGAAAGCTCTCTGCGCCGAAGCCGGCTGGGTCGTCGAAGACGATGGCACCACCTACCGCAAGGTATTTAGTTTCCTTCTATCCCATTCTCCTGAGACTGTTCTTGTgtcttcataatttttttttttttttttttacttccagATGTGATAGAATGGAACTGGGTTCTTTAGATCTTGATCCATCCTATTTATGtgcttttcctttttatgtttATCCTTCCTGAAAATTTGCTCTTCTCTTGTTGATATTACATATGTGATATTATAGTACTCGGAGTTCTCCGTTTTCATCGATTGACTGGATCAGTCTGCTGGTCCTTACTGTTTGATTAGAATCCTTTCTGGGTATTCATCCATATGGAAAATCTTTGATAGGTAGAAAGGGGCCTTTCTGGGTATTGATGTCTTGTAATTTCCccttatctttatttatatgcGGCTCTCTCCACTTTTCATCGGTGATCTGGAACAGTGTTGTAGCGTCATCACAAAACCCTCTTGTTCTTTCACAGTTGATGAGGCGAGTGAATATTTTCCCTCAGAGGTTGAGGTTGAAGAATAAGTCTCAGGGTTAATCTTTAATGCTCGTTtggtttctttttactttaattttttggggTCTTGTTTGGTTTCTGTTTACTTTCATTGCTTGATTGAGATCTCATATTCTCCTGAAATCATCAGTTGTATCCAGTACTGTCTTTATGAAGTCTAACTTTGGTTTCGATTATTTGCAATAGGGTTCCAAGCCACCCCCAATTCCAACTGAGATTGGAGGCATTGCAGCAAACATCAGCGCATGCTCATCAGTTCAACCAAGCCCAACATCCTCAACCTTTCAAAGTCCCGTGCCATCTTACCATGCCAGTCCCACATCATCCTCCTTTCCCAGCCCGACTCGCCTCGATGGGAACCCCTCATCTTACATTCTTCCATTCCTCCGGGACTTAACCTCCATTCCTTCATCTCTTCCTCCCCTTCGCATATCCAACAGTGCCCCTGTAACTCCTCCTCTCTCTTCCCCGACTTCCAGAGGTTCAAAACGCAAACCCGACTGGGAATTATTCTCCAATGTCTCACTGAACATGCATCGCCATCCCATTTTTGCCGCCTCTGCCCCAGCAAGTCCCACCCGCCGCCCCCACATTGCACCCGCCACAATCCCAGAGTGTGATGAATCGGATGCCTCCACCGTTGATTCTGATCGATGGGTCAGTTTCCAGACCACAGCAGCTCCAGCCGCCCCTTCTTCCCCTACATTTAATCTTGTAAAAGCTGTGGCTCAACAGAATTCTCTCCAGAATGCAATTAATGGTCCCGAAGGGTTGGACTGGGGAGCAGCTTCACAAAGGGGGCTTGGGTCTGAATTTGAGTTTGAGAGTGGCACAGTCAAGGCCTGGGAGGGAGAAAGAATACACGAGATTGGAGTGGACGATTTGGAGCTCACACTTGGCAGTGGAAAGGCCCGGGCTTAGGCTTCCATGAGCTTACCGAACAGCAATAATAAGTGGGAAGAGCTTGCCATTTCCTCAAATCTGTGAAGATCTTTATAGTTTGCTATGGTCACTCCTTTTTGTGAGCCATTTATGTGGTATAGCTCGAACATTTTCCCTACAATTCCTAGCCCTGTCTTTGGAGACCATTGATTTCCAGTGAACTGCGGCATTGAACTCCAGGTATTCTGTAAACTGTACAGGTTCCGTCTCATGGTGCTACTATTGGTGTCTTCAAAACTGGTTGGATTTATGTTGGTGAAGAGTAGAACTTCAAAGGATTGCAGTTCTCAACCATTATGGAGTAGGAAAGACTAGCAACTGAATGAGGGTTACCTTTCTTCCTCCCTAGCCTATGTTTGAGACCCCTTTTTATTGAATGTGTCACCAATCTCCCGCCCTGTTTACATTGTAATTGTTCCAGTCCcacaaactcaaaacacaaagaTTGCTTGCTAttcttttgtcgactattttgtAGACAGTTTGAAACAGCACAAACCACAACCATTGGATGCTAAACACGGTTGTCTATTTTGTTAGCAAGGAAAACCCCATTTGCTTTCACTTCACTCACCGCGTATACCATATGGCAAGTGGTAGGAGCTTgtgttttctttctatttctatcGCCTTCTGTTGATCAATTCAAACAGAGATAATTGTTAAAGTGGAAGAGTACCAAAATGAATCTGAAAGGGACTCTCTAAAGAAAGACCATTAGTTGGTGTTTGAAGTGTGTAATTGTTATCCGTATGCCACACTTTGCTTTAGACAATTTGTTGGCTTTCACGGGGGGTCAAACCAGCATCCAGTAGAAT from Diospyros lotus cultivar Yz01 chromosome 6, ASM1463336v1, whole genome shotgun sequence encodes:
- the LOC127803905 gene encoding BES1/BZR1 homolog protein 2, with the translated sequence MTAAGSSGRLPTWRERENNKRRERRRRAIAAKVFAGLRAQGNYKLPKHCDNNEVLKALCAEAGWVVEDDGTTYRKGSKPPPIPTEIGGIAANISACSSVQPSPTSSTFQSPVPSYHASPTSSSFPSPTRLDGNPSSYILPFLRDLTSIPSSLPPLRISNSAPVTPPLSSPTSRGSKRKPDWELFSNVSLNMHRHPIFAASAPASPTRRPHIAPATIPECDESDASTVDSDRWVSFQTTAAPAAPSSPTFNLVKAVAQQNSLQNAINGPEGLDWGAASQRGLGSEFEFESGTVKAWEGERIHEIGVDDLELTLGSGKARA